One Algoriphagus sp. Y33 genomic window, GTTCTAAATCACAAGATGCTCATCTATTGAACATGTTGTAAATCAGTAATCTATAACAATACCAGTGCGTCTTTTTTTTCGATTAGACGAACGCCACGAATGACGCACTGGAATTACAGGCAATTATGAAAATTATAGGGGGGTGACCACGATTAAATGCTGTAAAGGCAGTTTTTTCATCTGGCCCGCTCATTAGTCTGATCTATACTGAAAAACATATAATATATTGATAATCAATGTTTTATGATCTTGTTTACCAATAAAAAAAGCGAGTTGACAATTTTTGAAATTGTAACTCGCTAGTTTTAAGTGTTTACGAGTAGAGAGTGGGGGATTCGAACCCCCGGTACGCTTTGACACGTACGACAGTTTAGCAAACTGCTGGTTTAAGCCACTCACCCAACTCTCTAGATGTTTATTTGGCTTACTTTTTCTACGTGTAAAAAAACATCTTTTCGACGCTTTTTTTCGAATTGGCTGATCTATTCATCATTCCATCCCGTAAATCGATGCAAATATAAGTCAATTGATCAGATTTTAACAAATCATTAACAGATAGGAATCCAATGATTTTATCTTTTTGCCTAATAGTCTGACAATCAAATTAAATAATTTTCCAGTAGCCCCCCGAAGTCTAAAAAATACCCTGTACAGGGTATATATAAGAAAAATGGGGAGGCTAAATTTGTACTTTACTCTCAAGCCGACATTATGATAATCCAAACATCTACTGCAAGTTTTCTGATTGAGAACTCCCAATCCAGAAGTGGATGCGTTGCCATCCGTTCCAATTCCCAAGAGGAACTTTACCGTTTTTTTGGGTCTCTAGAAATCAGGACAACCGATGAACTCTTTTATTCCTATGAAGTTCTTGCTTGTAAGCAGGAATTTGCAAATGCAATGATCGTGATGGTGAAAGAAATTGACTATTCTGAATTCGAAATATTTAGTTTTCAGGCATCTTCATCTTCGAAACTCCCTTAAATTGGAGGAAATATTTAGGCTATCCAGAGCAGACTGCTGTCTCCATAGCTCAAAAATCTATAATCATTTGCCAAGGCCTCAGCATAGACACGTTTCCAGTCTTCGCCAAGAATCGTTGCAATCAGGAGAATAAGTGTAGATCCCGACTGATGAAAATTGGTGATTAGCCCTTGAACAATCTTGAATTTGTATCCGGGGAAAATAAATATCTCCGTGGTGCCCATGATCGTTTCAAGACCCTTTTTATGCATTAATGCAAGAATAGCCTTATAGGATTCTTGTGCAGTAGGTAGACTTACCCTGTTTTCGTAAGGAAACAGTTTCCCGATTTTCAATTCCTCGTCTTTTCCTTCGAGTAATTTCACCCCATACCAATACAAACTTTCCAGCGTACGCACGGAAGTAGTTCCTACTGTAACCACTTTGCCTAGGTGCGCGCTGATGCGTTCGATTGTTTCTCTGCTGACGTGGATCTGCTCACTGTGCATGGGGTGCTCAGCGACTTCCTTTGCTTTGATCGGCTGAAAAGTACCGGCACTTACATGTAGTGTGACTTGTGTTTGTTTGATGCCTTTTGATTTCAACTGTCCAAAAATCTCCGGTGTGAAATGCAGGCCGGCAGTGGGAGCGGCTACAGCACCTTCTTTTTCTGAATAGACTGTCTGATACCTTGATTTGTCTTCCTCTATTGGCTTACGGTTCAGGTAGGGGGGAAGCGGTACTTCGCCACTAGCTTCTACCACATCCACAAAAGTGACCTCTTCATTGTCCCATGAGAATTCTACTTGACGTGCCTCCCGGTGGATTAGCTTGGCCTGAAGCGTAATTGTACCATCCTGTAATGGAATTAATCCTTTCAAGATCTCTCCGTCCTTCCATTTCTTGGCATTGCCGATCATGGTTTCCCAGATTACAGGATGCTTGGCTAGCATAATCTCAGGAATCACTGTAGTGGGAGAAATAGGTTGAAGTAAAAAAATCTCTATGCGTGCTCCTGTTTCCCGTTGGAAAATCAACCGGGCCGGAATTACCTTAGTGTCATTGTATACCAGTAAGGTGTCTGACGGGAGCAAATCAGGAATACTACTAAAATTTTGATGAGAAATCCTGCCTTCTTTGTAGTGTAAAAGCTTTGAAGAGTCCCGCTTTACCAAAGGGAATTTTGCGATCTTTTCAGGGGGTAATGTATATTCGTAGGCGGTTAAATCAATTGCCGGGATCTGCATAAATAGGGGATTCTGCCTGCAAATATAACCAAACTCGTTTCAAGTACCTTCTACAACCTCTTATAATCCATGCCAGATTCTTCCATAATCAACTTTGACTACGTAAAAAGAACTTTGGTTTTCAAGTTTGATGCAGGCACCTCCAGAGGAGTATTGAAAACAAAAGATGTGTTTTGGATCAAAGCTTTCCATACTGGAAATCCCGGACTGTTGGGTTGGGGTGAAGCTGCACCTTTAGTGAAGTTGAGCCCGGACGACAGGGAAGATTTTGAGCAAGTTCTCAGCGAAATAATGTCAGGGCTGTCTGAAATAGCTTTTGAAAAGAATGAAGCGGATGTCTTGAGACAGTTACGGGAATTAATTCCATTTGAGCTGCCCAGCATTCGTTTTGCTTTGGAAACGGCCATTCTGGATTTGATAAATGGAGGTAAAAAGAAAATCCTTGGCAGCGGTTTTTATAATGGGGAAAAGTCTATATCCATCAATGGGCTAATCTGGATGGGGCGGCAGGATTTTATGCTGGAGCAGATCAATGAAAAGTTGGCGCAGGGATTTGACTGCATCAAAATGAAAATAGGTGCAATTGACTTCCGGCAGGAATTGGATCTTCTCGAATATATTAGATCCCGCTTTTCCAAAGATCAGATTACGCTTCGGGTGGATGCCAATGGCGCTTTTTCTACTAAAGATGCACTTGGCAAGCTTCAGCAACTG contains:
- a CDS encoding S-adenosylmethionine:tRNA ribosyltransferase-isomerase, giving the protein MQIPAIDLTAYEYTLPPEKIAKFPLVKRDSSKLLHYKEGRISHQNFSSIPDLLPSDTLLVYNDTKVIPARLIFQRETGARIEIFLLQPISPTTVIPEIMLAKHPVIWETMIGNAKKWKDGEILKGLIPLQDGTITLQAKLIHREARQVEFSWDNEEVTFVDVVEASGEVPLPPYLNRKPIEEDKSRYQTVYSEKEGAVAAPTAGLHFTPEIFGQLKSKGIKQTQVTLHVSAGTFQPIKAKEVAEHPMHSEQIHVSRETIERISAHLGKVVTVGTTSVRTLESLYWYGVKLLEGKDEELKIGKLFPYENRVSLPTAQESYKAILALMHKKGLETIMGTTEIFIFPGYKFKIVQGLITNFHQSGSTLILLIATILGEDWKRVYAEALANDYRFLSYGDSSLLWIA
- a CDS encoding o-succinylbenzoate synthase, which codes for MPDSSIINFDYVKRTLVFKFDAGTSRGVLKTKDVFWIKAFHTGNPGLLGWGEAAPLVKLSPDDREDFEQVLSEIMSGLSEIAFEKNEADVLRQLRELIPFELPSIRFALETAILDLINGGKKKILGSGFYNGEKSISINGLIWMGRQDFMLEQINEKLAQGFDCIKMKIGAIDFRQELDLLEYIRSRFSKDQITLRVDANGAFSTKDALGKLQQLAQYDLHSIEQPIAAGNWDAMKQLCAVTPLPIALDEELIGVKDKAELLDKIEPQYIIVKPTLLGGILETKEWIELAEARSIGWWMTSALESTIGLNAIAQLADSLETKIPQGLGTGKLYMNNLESPLEIDRGQIHYNPTIAWEEPA